From Glycine max cultivar Williams 82 chromosome 11, Glycine_max_v4.0, whole genome shotgun sequence, the proteins below share one genomic window:
- the LOC100780623 gene encoding serine/threonine-protein kinase CDG1 isoform X2, with amino-acid sequence MEIEESTPIKNSLELKDEEKSKSTRSISVEQKLGWPLLRRANSGMSQTLLHTRDMSVVQWVMTLPDRSPHNKSSSSSSTEENPFERRSISDIEYESSTNSSPASVDIIPNGLEEILNLNSLDCKRFSLEVLKSCTSQFSSENLVGKGGSNRVYKGVLPDGKAIAVKVMQSSKEAWKDFALEVEIISSVEHKSIAPLLGICIENNSLISVYDYFPKGSLEENLHGKNKDESILSWEVRFNVALRIAEALDYLHREALKPVVIHKDVKSSNILLSQGFEPQLSDFGLAVWGPTTSSFLTQDVVGTFGYLAPEYFMYGKVSDKIDVYAFGVVLLELISGREPISSAAFKGQESLVVWAKPIMESGNVKGLLDPNLEGKFVEAQLQRMVLAASLCITRAARLRPKLNQILKILKGDERVECFLNSQGDGDQEDSENQENIDDEVYPNSSAELHLSLALLGVDDDSTSHSSTDHSYSEHLKEQWSRSSSFN; translated from the exons ATGGAGATTGAGGAATCAACACCCATAAAAAATTCCTTAGAattgaaggatgaagagaaGAGCAAGTCAACAAGGTCAATATCAGTTGAGCAGAAGCTTGGGTGGCCTCTACTCCGCAGAGCCAATTCAGGAATGTCACAAACCCTTCTTCATACAAGGGACATGTCAGTAGTACAATGGGTAATGACCTTACCAGATCGTTCACCACATAATAAAAGTTCTAGCTCTTCTTCCACTGAGGAAAATCCATTTGAAAGGAGGAGCATCAGCGATATTGAATATGAGAGCTCTACAAATTCTTCTCCTGCATCTGTTGATATAATACCAAATGGCCTAGAGgagatattaaatttaaattctctcgATTGCAAGCGATTCAGCCTTGAGGTTCTCAAGTCTTGCACTAGCCAATTCTCTTCAG AAAACTTGGTTGGGAAAGGAGGGAGCAATCGTGTGTACAAAGGAGTCCTCCCTGATGGAAAGGCAATCGCAGTTAAAGTAATGCAGTCATCAAAAGAAGCCTGGAAAGATTTTGCCCTTGAGGTGGAAATAATATCCTCAGTGGAGCACAAAAGCATTGCCCCTCTACTTGGAATTTGCATAGAGAACAATTCTTTAATATCTGTTTACGATTATTTCCCCAAAGGCAGCTTAGAGGAAAATCTGCATG GAAAGAACAAGGATGAATCCATCTTGTCATGGGAAGTGAGATTTAATGTGGCTCTTAGGATCGCTGAAGCCCTCGATTACCTACACAGGGAAGCTTTGAAGCCTGTTGTTATACATAAAGATGTCAAGTCTTCTAACATTCTTCTCTCCCAAGGGTTTGAACCTCAG TTGTCTGATTTCGGACTAGCAGTATGGGGTCCAACAACTTCATCCTTTTTGACCCAAGATGTAGTAGGAACATTTGGTTATCTTGCTCCTGAATACTTCATGTATGGAAAGGTCAGTGACAAGATAGATGTCTATGCCTTCGGTGTAGTTCTACTTGAGCTAATATCAGGAAGGGAACCAATCAGCTCAGCAGCTTTCAAAGGACAGGAGAGCTTGGTCGTGTGG GCGAAACCAATAATGGAGAGTGGGAATGTTAAGGGCTTATTGGACCCAAATTTAGAAGGGAAATTTGTTGAGGCCCAATTGCAAAGAATGGTTCTAGCAGCATCTTTATGCATCACACGGGCGGCTAGACTTCGTCCTAAACTGAACCAG ATATTGAAGATCCTAAAAGGAGATGAGAGAGTTGAATGTTTCTTAAACTCTCAAGGGGATGGTGATCAGGAGGATTCAGAAAATCAAGAAAACATTGATGACGAAGTGTACCCAAATTCAAGTGCAGAGTTGCACCTAAGTCTTGCATTACTTGGTGTTGACGATGACAGTACATCACATAGTAGTACAGACCACAGCTATAGTGAACACTTGAAAGAACAATGGAGCAGGTCATcaagttttaattag
- the LOC100780623 gene encoding probable receptor-like protein kinase At5g18500 isoform X1, protein MTVEKRIVLVGIRIDGYSRQLLNWALVKVAEPGDCVIAVHVVKNSDYVSKNKTLIDGYLEVYDGLCGVKKVGLTGQIFTGSSIKNILVREAKKHAALALVVGGRAATAKYCAKRLPPTTNVLAIQDSRILFRSCTNKQLPGGLILDPRPSLTIIEENLSDRIIQSAICDSIMEIEESTPIKNSLELKDEEKSKSTRSISVEQKLGWPLLRRANSGMSQTLLHTRDMSVVQWVMTLPDRSPHNKSSSSSSTEENPFERRSISDIEYESSTNSSPASVDIIPNGLEEILNLNSLDCKRFSLEVLKSCTSQFSSENLVGKGGSNRVYKGVLPDGKAIAVKVMQSSKEAWKDFALEVEIISSVEHKSIAPLLGICIENNSLISVYDYFPKGSLEENLHGKNKDESILSWEVRFNVALRIAEALDYLHREALKPVVIHKDVKSSNILLSQGFEPQLSDFGLAVWGPTTSSFLTQDVVGTFGYLAPEYFMYGKVSDKIDVYAFGVVLLELISGREPISSAAFKGQESLVVWAKPIMESGNVKGLLDPNLEGKFVEAQLQRMVLAASLCITRAARLRPKLNQILKILKGDERVECFLNSQGDGDQEDSENQENIDDEVYPNSSAELHLSLALLGVDDDSTSHSSTDHSYSEHLKEQWSRSSSFN, encoded by the exons ATGACAGTTGAAAAGAGAATTGTTTTGGTGGGGATTAGAATTGATGGCTATAGCAGACAGCTCCTCAACTGGGCTCTTGTCAAAGTTGCTGAGCCTGGTGATTGTGTTATAGCAGTTCATGTGGTTAAAAATTCAG ATTATGTTTCCAAAAACAAGACTCTGATAGATGGCTATTTAGAAGTTTATGATGGCCTATGTGGTGTGAAGAag GTAGGTCTCACTGGTCAAATCTTCACAGGAAGCTCCATTAAAAACATTCTTGTCAGAGAAGCAAAAAAACATGCTGCTCTGGCTCTAGTGGTAGG GGGACGAGCTGCCACAGCTAAATATTGTGCTAAACGGCTACCACCGACCACCAATGTTCTAGccattcaagactcaagaattcTCTTCAGAAGTTGCACCAATAAACAACTACCAG GTGGTCTTATACTGGATCCAAGACCTAGTTTAACAATCATCGAAGAAAACTTGAGTGACAGAATAATCCAGTCTGCAATTTGTGACTCCATCATGGAGATTGAGGAATCAACACCCATAAAAAATTCCTTAGAattgaaggatgaagagaaGAGCAAGTCAACAAGGTCAATATCAGTTGAGCAGAAGCTTGGGTGGCCTCTACTCCGCAGAGCCAATTCAGGAATGTCACAAACCCTTCTTCATACAAGGGACATGTCAGTAGTACAATGGGTAATGACCTTACCAGATCGTTCACCACATAATAAAAGTTCTAGCTCTTCTTCCACTGAGGAAAATCCATTTGAAAGGAGGAGCATCAGCGATATTGAATATGAGAGCTCTACAAATTCTTCTCCTGCATCTGTTGATATAATACCAAATGGCCTAGAGgagatattaaatttaaattctctcgATTGCAAGCGATTCAGCCTTGAGGTTCTCAAGTCTTGCACTAGCCAATTCTCTTCAG AAAACTTGGTTGGGAAAGGAGGGAGCAATCGTGTGTACAAAGGAGTCCTCCCTGATGGAAAGGCAATCGCAGTTAAAGTAATGCAGTCATCAAAAGAAGCCTGGAAAGATTTTGCCCTTGAGGTGGAAATAATATCCTCAGTGGAGCACAAAAGCATTGCCCCTCTACTTGGAATTTGCATAGAGAACAATTCTTTAATATCTGTTTACGATTATTTCCCCAAAGGCAGCTTAGAGGAAAATCTGCATG GAAAGAACAAGGATGAATCCATCTTGTCATGGGAAGTGAGATTTAATGTGGCTCTTAGGATCGCTGAAGCCCTCGATTACCTACACAGGGAAGCTTTGAAGCCTGTTGTTATACATAAAGATGTCAAGTCTTCTAACATTCTTCTCTCCCAAGGGTTTGAACCTCAG TTGTCTGATTTCGGACTAGCAGTATGGGGTCCAACAACTTCATCCTTTTTGACCCAAGATGTAGTAGGAACATTTGGTTATCTTGCTCCTGAATACTTCATGTATGGAAAGGTCAGTGACAAGATAGATGTCTATGCCTTCGGTGTAGTTCTACTTGAGCTAATATCAGGAAGGGAACCAATCAGCTCAGCAGCTTTCAAAGGACAGGAGAGCTTGGTCGTGTGG GCGAAACCAATAATGGAGAGTGGGAATGTTAAGGGCTTATTGGACCCAAATTTAGAAGGGAAATTTGTTGAGGCCCAATTGCAAAGAATGGTTCTAGCAGCATCTTTATGCATCACACGGGCGGCTAGACTTCGTCCTAAACTGAACCAG ATATTGAAGATCCTAAAAGGAGATGAGAGAGTTGAATGTTTCTTAAACTCTCAAGGGGATGGTGATCAGGAGGATTCAGAAAATCAAGAAAACATTGATGACGAAGTGTACCCAAATTCAAGTGCAGAGTTGCACCTAAGTCTTGCATTACTTGGTGTTGACGATGACAGTACATCACATAGTAGTACAGACCACAGCTATAGTGAACACTTGAAAGAACAATGGAGCAGGTCATcaagttttaattag